A window of Paracoccus alcaliphilus genomic DNA:
TGATCCAGCTGTTCGATGAAGCTCATGGGCAACGTAGCCCGCAGGAACTGGTCTGGGAAAAGCAGGGACGGTTCTTCGACGCATTGCGTCCCGGGCTCGATCCGGTCGGGCAGGACAGCGCCGAGGCGGTGCTGGCGTTGCGGCAGCAGCATCTGGAGGCGGTCCGGCGCATGTTCGCCGAGATGGATGTTTTCGTTTTCACCATGGGCCTTACCGAGGGCTGGGAATCGGTTGCCGACGGCACGATGTTTCCGACCGCGCCGGGCACGATCGCCGGAACCTATCGGCCCGAAGCCTATCGGCTGCACAATCTGCGGGCGCATGAGATCCGCGCCGATATGGAGGAATTCTGGGACAGGTTGCGGCAGGTCAATCCCGGCGCCCGGATGTTGCTGACCGTCTCGCCCGTCCCGCTGGCGGCGACGGCAACCGACAATCATGTGCTTGTTGCGACGACGTGGTCGAAATCGGTCCTTCGCTCGGTCGCGGGGGAGCTGGCCGAGGATCATCCCGACATCCACTATTTCCCCTCTTATGAGATCATTTCCTCGCATCCCGCCCGTGGCATGTTCTTTGAACCCGACCTGCGCAATGTGAACGGTTTCGGCGTGGATCTGGTGATGCAGCATTTCTTCTCGGGTGATCTGGCTGTTGAATTTGCGGGAAAAGTGGCCGAGCCCGAGGACGAAATCGAATTGATTTGTGACGAAGGCCGGATCGACGGCTGACTTGTTTTGTTGAAGACCAGAGTATCTAGTTTCCATCCTGTTCAGGAGCCTTTCATGAGCCCCCCGCGCCGGGTCATTTTCCATATCGGACAGACCAAGGCCGGCAGCACCTCGATCCAGAACTATCTGGAGGCGGAACGGGATGCGATGCTGGCGCAGGGGGTTCTTTTCCCTCTATCCACCATGAAGCGAAGCAACCCCTTCGATCACAGCCGCACAGCCGGGCATCTGCTGCTGCTGCATGGTCTGAAGGGCGACGAGATCATGCAGGCGTTCGAGCAGGAACTGGCGTCCCACCCGCATCACACGCTGGTCCTCAGCGTCGAGAACATGTTTTCGGACCAGCCTGATTCCGTATTGGAGGCAATGGGACGCTATTTCAGCGCCGATGCGCTGGAGGTCTGGGCGGTGCTGCGGCCGCAATTCGACTGGCTGCGCTCGCGGCACATCGAAAACACGCTGAGCGGATTCAGCAGCCGCACCGACACTTTCGCCCGTTTCGTGCAGAACGCGGCGCAGGAGGGCATCCTCGATTACCCCGCGCGGCTGCGGCATGTGGCGGGGCTGCTGGGGGCGGGGCAGATCCGGGCCATCCCTTTCACCTCGGATGAGGGGCCGCTGGTGACGCGGTTCCTGCAAGCCGCGGGGCTGCCCGTGACCGATCCCGATGCGGCGGCCTCGCAGCATTCCAATATCCGCGAGAAATCCGGAACGCTGGTCGAGGGAAAGCGCCGTCTGAACGCCGTCTGCGCCGGTATTCCGGTCCCGCTGCGGCTGGAGATCGAGCATGCCTTCCGCCGTCTGCACGCACGGTCCTTCGCGGATTCGCAGGAACCCGAATTCTGCCCCGAAATTCCTCTGACCGCGGCGCAAATCGAGGATCTGCATCGCGCCAACCAGTCGCTGGCAGATGAAGGGATCATGGTTCAGCCGCTGGAATTGGGGCAGGCGGGGCGGGCAGGGGCGGCCGATCCCACGATCGTCAGTCAGTTGCTGCGGCAAGGGCTGCGGGCGGCTGCCCTCATCTGCGACTGTCATCCCGAGCGCAAGGCCTTGCAGGGCTCGCTTTTGCGCTACGATCCCGAGGAATGCGACGCGCTGGCCGAAGCCCTGGAGGGTGCGTCTGCCTCGACTCATCTTCAGGCGCCCGAGACCGCGCTTCTGGCGGCCTGTTTCGACCGTCGGCTGGTCCGGTTGCATCTGACGCCGGATCGTGGCGTCTGGCGGCAGATGGCACGGCTGGACGCGCTGATGTCGCCTTCACCGCTGGTCGCCCTCGCTGCGGACAAGATCGGCGAAACCGGCGATCCGTTGCCGGACGTGGTCGTGATCGGTGAGGGGGTCGAGGCTGCCCGCGTTCTGCCCCTGCTGGATCAACCGGGCCTGCGGCAACTCATCCTGCTGGAGGGCGCCCGGACGCTGCTGCCTGATTTGCCATTGGGACCCCATCAGCGTCGCGATGTCGGGCGCTGCCTTTTCCTGACCATGCCAGTCCAAGTGCCGCATGGGCCGGCGCGGCTCTGATCCAATATGCAGGCTTTGCTGCGTCGCCGGAACAACGCAGCGGCCTTTTTTCCGCTCAGGTTTTTGTTTTCACGTGTCTGCCCGGAAGCCGAGTTTTCTTCCGATTTTGCTGGCGAAGAATTCGCCGACGAGGCCCCGGCGGAACAGCAGGACGCAGACCATGAAGACGACGCCGGTGATGATGGTGACGGGAAAATCCGATGTGGCTAGGTAGTCTGTTCTGAACAAGCTGGAACGGTTTGATATTGTGGGATGATCTGTTGGTTTTGTTGGTGTTTTCTTGCAGGATTTTGTAATCTTGACGCAGAAACCCTGCAATTTGTGATCGCCAATGAAGCCCCATTCCCGCGCGCCCGAACAGGATGATCTTCTGCGCCCCAGGCTGGTGGATATGATCGATCTGCGCCACGAGTTGGTGAAGCTTGCGGGCTTGATCGACTGGGAGTTCTTCGAGCGGGAATGGGCCGGGTTCTTCCCCTCGGCGACGGGGCGCCCGGCGACTTCTCCGCGTCTGATCGCCGGGCTGATGTATCTGCAGCATGCGTTCAAGCTGTCGGACGAGGCGGTGGTCGCCCGTT
This region includes:
- a CDS encoding GSCFA domain-containing protein — translated: MTAPANPYKTQPERAFWRASVGARHYADLADLWQPMPLKKSDRVATAGSCFAQHIGNNLAIRGAAFMDMEPAPPVFSSEAEARRWGYGVFSCRYGNSYTSRQLIQLFDEAHGQRSPQELVWEKQGRFFDALRPGLDPVGQDSAEAVLALRQQHLEAVRRMFAEMDVFVFTMGLTEGWESVADGTMFPTAPGTIAGTYRPEAYRLHNLRAHEIRADMEEFWDRLRQVNPGARMLLTVSPVPLAATATDNHVLVATTWSKSVLRSVAGELAEDHPDIHYFPSYEIISSHPARGMFFEPDLRNVNGFGVDLVMQHFFSGDLAVEFAGKVAEPEDEIELICDEGRIDG